TCATAACTCCTGCTGTGCCTTTACCTTTTGAAGTTCCTACAACATCAACAAATTCGATTCCTTCCAAAACATCAACTTTAAATTCCTGTCCCAACTCAAATGCTTCCAATTCTGTAACTTTAAATTCTTTAAGGAATTTTTTAGGAGTAATTCCTGCTTTCTTAAATAATCCCATTTCAGCTTTTATAGTATTTTTTTCTTTCTTCTCGTCATATGCTAATGTTACAGCATTATACCCGTCTTTTTCTTCAGATTTTTTCTGAACTACAAAGTTCGGTCCGGCTTCGATTACTGTAACCGGTATTAATTTTTCATTTTCGAAAATCTGTGTCATTCCGATTTTTTTTCCTAATATCATTTTTTAGCCTCCTTAATATATTGGTTGATCCTTATCCAAATGAAAATTTATTATCTCTATCCACATTTTCTATTCCTTATTTTCAGAGTCTTACTTAGATGTAATAATACAAAGGAAAGAATGGATAATATCAACATGTACTAAGCTTATAATTGCTTAATTTCTATTCCTACACCTGACGGCAAGTTCAATGAACTTAACGCTGCTATAATCTGCTGACTTGAATTTTTAATTTCAACAAATCTTCTGTGTATTCTCATTTCAAATTGTTCTCTTGAATCTTTATTTACATGAACCGATCTTAAAACTGTATATTTTTTAGTTTTTGTAGGTAAAGGAAGAGGTCCGGCTAATTCCGAACCGTTTTTCTTTACTACTTCAGCTATTTTTTTTGCAGACTGGTCTAATAATTTATGATCGTAAGATTGAAGATATATTCTTAATTTATC
This DNA window, taken from Leptotrichia sp. OH3620_COT-345, encodes the following:
- the rplC gene encoding 50S ribosomal protein L3 encodes the protein MILGKKIGMTQIFENEKLIPVTVIEAGPNFVVQKKSEEKDGYNAVTLAYDEKKEKNTIKAEMGLFKKAGITPKKFLKEFKVTELEAFELGQEFKVDVLEGIEFVDVVGTSKGKGTAGVMKRHNFGGNRASHGVSRNHRLGGSNAGGAASNSNVPKGKKMAGRLGNEQVTVQNLKVVKFDTENNLLLVKGAVPGPKNGYVIIKKSVKKY
- the rpsJ gene encoding 30S ribosomal protein S10, yielding MDKLRIYLQSYDHKLLDQSAKKIAEVVKKNGSELAGPLPLPTKTKKYTVLRSVHVNKDSREQFEMRIHRRFVEIKNSSQQIIAALSSLNLPSGVGIEIKQL